From a single Shewanella denitrificans OS217 genomic region:
- the hpf gene encoding ribosome hibernation-promoting factor, HPF/YfiA family has product MLKITSKQLEVTALIRERIENRLEKLSRHDLHLINPHVIITQEKQLFKIETSVGLPTGELFAQAKSENLYAAITAMGQKLEKQLNRLTHKPQAQRHGDLNIETQDDFEYDYKEENAA; this is encoded by the coding sequence AGCAAACAACTTGAAGTCACAGCTCTTATTCGTGAACGTATTGAAAATCGCTTAGAAAAATTATCCCGGCATGATCTTCATCTCATCAATCCACATGTCATTATTACCCAAGAAAAACAGCTCTTTAAAATTGAAACTTCTGTTGGCTTACCCACAGGAGAGTTATTTGCTCAGGCGAAAAGTGAAAACCTTTACGCAGCTATTACGGCAATGGGACAAAAGCTGGAAAAACAGCTCAACCGCCTGACTCATAAACCCCAAGCTCAACGCCATGGTGACCTCAATATTGAGACCCAAGATGACTTTGAGTATGACTATAAGGAGGAAAACGCCGCTTGA
- a CDS encoding chorismate mutase, giving the protein MSTPPTLDSTREQITALDNELLTLLAKRRNLSLDVARSKEVDIRPIRDTQREKELLARLVQKGREQGLDAHFVVSLYQSIIEDSVLNQQAFLHGRANPDTQKQQYAVAYLGAKGSYSYLAASRYCQRRQVNMLDLGCQSFDDIIQAVESGHADYGFLPIENTSSGSINEVYDVLQHTSLSIVGETTIEVGHCLLTKADAALNEIKTVYAHPQPISQCSKYLSQHPEFKLEYCASSAEAMTKVINAKDNSVAAIGSAEGGALYQLHPLVKGLANQKINQSRFIIVARKAVDVPTQLPAKTTLIMATGQQPGALVEALLALRKHNLNMSKLESRPIPGTPWEEMFYLDVDANIANPQMQDALLELSRLTRFIKVLGCYPSETVKPTQLSQEQLILAPDSSRIAAPIEPVLALKAQPHSRSHKSQDSQVNCKGVVIGAKPLISFAKMDLSPGSELRQVNESTTSFEYNDFEHKIKALKEAGFQAVILNPKLPQSKLTYYCQTLSQAGLMSILTVEDGDDIDVLSRASDILLLSGSQMYNQTLLVELGTLTSPVILERHPLGSINDWLHAADCVLSTGNKQLILCDSGISNPAQPERLALDLAALVEVKGRSHLPVIINPSQSVDSVMLASQAQAVKQLQGDGIVLPFKDIQSLEHYKTWMHNLYS; this is encoded by the coding sequence ATGAGCACACCACCGACACTCGATAGCACCAGAGAACAAATAACCGCACTGGATAATGAGCTGTTAACTTTGTTAGCTAAACGCAGAAACCTAAGCTTAGATGTCGCCCGCAGTAAAGAAGTCGATATACGCCCCATTAGAGATACCCAAAGGGAGAAAGAGCTGCTGGCAAGGCTAGTACAAAAAGGCAGGGAGCAAGGGCTAGATGCGCACTTTGTGGTGTCGCTTTACCAAAGCATCATAGAAGACTCAGTACTTAATCAACAGGCATTCCTCCACGGCCGCGCGAATCCAGATACTCAGAAACAACAATACGCCGTCGCTTATCTCGGCGCCAAGGGATCTTACTCTTACTTAGCAGCATCCCGATATTGCCAGCGCAGGCAAGTAAATATGCTGGATTTAGGTTGCCAGAGCTTCGATGACATTATTCAAGCGGTGGAATCAGGTCATGCCGATTATGGCTTCCTGCCCATTGAAAACACCTCTTCAGGCTCCATCAATGAAGTCTACGACGTCTTGCAACACACCAGTTTGTCTATTGTTGGCGAAACGACCATTGAAGTTGGCCACTGCTTACTCACCAAGGCTGATGCTGCACTTAACGAGATAAAAACCGTTTATGCTCATCCTCAACCCATCAGCCAATGCAGTAAATATTTAAGCCAGCATCCAGAGTTTAAACTGGAATATTGTGCAAGCAGCGCCGAAGCAATGACCAAGGTAATTAACGCCAAAGATAATAGCGTTGCCGCCATAGGCAGTGCAGAAGGCGGCGCCCTGTATCAACTGCATCCACTGGTTAAAGGGCTCGCCAACCAAAAAATCAACCAAAGCCGTTTTATTATCGTCGCCCGTAAAGCCGTTGATGTGCCAACGCAATTGCCAGCCAAAACCACCTTGATTATGGCCACAGGACAACAACCTGGCGCCTTGGTAGAAGCCTTGCTCGCCTTAAGAAAGCATAATTTAAACATGTCTAAGCTCGAGTCCAGACCCATTCCAGGTACCCCCTGGGAAGAGATGTTTTACCTTGATGTTGATGCCAACATTGCCAACCCGCAAATGCAAGATGCACTATTGGAATTATCGCGCTTAACGCGTTTTATCAAAGTGCTAGGTTGCTATCCCAGCGAGACGGTCAAACCGACCCAATTAAGCCAAGAGCAGCTTATACTCGCCCCAGACAGCTCCCGTATAGCGGCCCCAATAGAGCCAGTGCTAGCCCTCAAGGCACAGCCCCATTCTCGTAGCCATAAATCTCAAGATAGCCAAGTAAATTGCAAAGGCGTGGTTATTGGTGCGAAACCTTTGATCTCATTTGCCAAGATGGATTTATCACCAGGCAGTGAACTGCGTCAAGTAAATGAGAGCACTACAAGTTTTGAGTACAACGACTTTGAACATAAGATTAAAGCCTTAAAGGAAGCCGGCTTTCAAGCCGTTATCCTTAACCCTAAGCTGCCACAGAGTAAACTCACTTACTATTGCCAAACCTTAAGCCAAGCCGGACTGATGAGTATTCTAACCGTGGAAGATGGAGATGATATTGATGTCTTAAGCCGCGCCTCTGACATATTACTGCTGAGCGGCTCACAAATGTACAATCAAACCTTGTTGGTGGAGCTTGGGACACTCACAAGCCCAGTGATCCTAGAGCGCCATCCCCTAGGGAGTATCAATGATTGGCTTCACGCCGCAGATTGCGTGTTAAGTACTGGCAACAAACAACTCATACTCTGTGATTCTGGGATAAGCAATCCGGCTCAGCCAGAGCGCCTCGCGCTAGATCTGGCGGCCTTAGTCGAAGTCAAGGGCCGCAGCCACTTGCCTGTGATCATCAATCCCAGCCAAAGTGTTGACTCAGTCATGCTTGCTAGCCAAGCACAAGCGGTAAAACAGCTGCAAGGCGATGGCATAGTATTGCCGTTTAAGGATATTCAAAGTTTGGAGCATTACAAAACCTGGATGCATAATCTCTATAGCTAG
- the tyrA gene encoding bifunctional chorismate mutase/prephenate dehydrogenase has protein sequence MNEKTTAELEHLRDLIDGVDQQLLLLLRKRLDLVAQVGVVKHGAGVPIYAPHREASMLAKRRDEAAKLGISPQLIEDVLRRLMRESYLNEKEVGFKQVKPDSGHIVIVGGAGKLGALFSQMLSLSGYQVKSLDKDDWQQAKALFSGAAMVIVSVPISLTCALIRRELSQLPADCILTDLTSVKAEPLRAMLDAHSGPVLGLHPMFGPDVGSFAKQVVVVCHGRQQDKYQWFLDQIAIWGARIEITDAKNHDEAMQLVQAMRHFSSFVYGLNLFKNNADIANLLRFSSPIYRLELAMVGRLFAQAPELYADIILAQPGNVQLMSDYLQHYQHALETLKRGDRDEFIRQFSQVSTWFGDYAPAFARESGMMLESVNDMKPRE, from the coding sequence ATGAATGAGAAAACCACAGCAGAACTTGAGCACTTAAGGGATCTTATCGATGGCGTGGATCAGCAGTTACTGTTATTGCTGCGTAAGCGATTAGATTTAGTCGCCCAAGTGGGGGTGGTGAAACATGGTGCTGGCGTGCCTATCTATGCGCCGCATCGTGAAGCTTCAATGCTTGCTAAACGCCGTGATGAAGCCGCAAAGCTTGGGATATCGCCGCAACTCATCGAAGATGTGTTGCGCCGTTTGATGCGTGAGTCTTATTTGAATGAAAAAGAGGTGGGTTTTAAGCAAGTTAAACCTGACAGCGGCCATATTGTCATCGTGGGAGGGGCCGGTAAGTTAGGTGCGCTTTTTAGTCAAATGCTGAGCTTGTCCGGTTATCAAGTTAAAAGCTTAGATAAAGACGACTGGCAACAAGCGAAGGCACTGTTTAGTGGTGCGGCTATGGTGATAGTCTCAGTGCCCATTAGCCTGACTTGTGCGCTTATTCGTCGTGAATTAAGCCAGCTGCCAGCAGATTGTATACTTACAGATCTGACATCAGTTAAGGCAGAGCCACTGCGAGCTATGCTAGATGCTCATAGTGGACCTGTTCTTGGGCTACACCCCATGTTTGGCCCCGATGTCGGCAGCTTTGCTAAACAGGTCGTGGTTGTCTGCCACGGGCGCCAACAGGATAAATATCAATGGTTTTTAGATCAAATCGCTATCTGGGGGGCGCGGATTGAAATTACCGATGCAAAAAATCATGATGAAGCCATGCAACTCGTTCAAGCAATGCGGCATTTCTCAAGTTTTGTTTACGGATTGAATCTATTCAAGAATAACGCCGATATCGCCAACTTACTGCGTTTTAGCTCACCGATTTATCGACTCGAGCTTGCTATGGTGGGACGTTTATTCGCTCAAGCCCCTGAGTTATACGCCGATATAATATTAGCGCAACCTGGAAATGTTCAGCTGATGAGTGATTATCTGCAGCATTATCAACATGCATTGGAGACCTTAAAGCGCGGAGATAGAGATGAATTTATTCGGCAGTTTAGTCAGGTGTCCACTTGGTTTGGGGATTATGCCCCCGCATTTGCTCGAGAGAGTGGCATGATGTTAGAGTCTGTCAATGATATGAAACCAAGGGAATAG